From one Gemella morbillorum genomic stretch:
- a CDS encoding MFS transporter: protein MFALLICAYIIFATNWVAGSNLSKQITDHYFNGEKVSPIISEIVNYTITIARIIANLLAAYILIKLHPKKAAIFALFCLCFSFFAIFSHNYWLYTISRMIMALGGSMIMVFINTYVAKFIPNDKKILTSAIITASYNFGAAVVAILFLVFKEHFIDDWRYTMIGFSIFSIIIFIIWLAVAKDFEPTITWKHPNYFVYKLLIESKEVAEDEELKEYTYADGFRDKFIYFFSLGFGGFLFLYVMPLVSLPRVVAEHSHNGNFKPEFMILMVTVGGIVGTLSNILITRKFDFRRKPFLVLHGVLMIGFMAIGLYVVSTNAILSYIMFALSGFVMYSQYPVYLNYPYELPKMNSQKLTIMFGMFWAFGYAIYTLFNFIWSLILNHFGYVSSISFYLVGSVIYIISVFAFPETRTKRK from the coding sequence ATGTTTGCATTGTTAATATGTGCTTATATAATATTTGCAACAAATTGGGTAGCAGGATCAAATTTATCAAAACAAATTACAGATCATTATTTTAATGGTGAAAAAGTATCCCCTATAATATCGGAGATAGTGAACTATACTATAACTATAGCTCGTATTATCGCTAATTTATTAGCTGCATATATTTTGATAAAATTACACCCGAAGAAGGCAGCGATATTTGCCTTATTCTGTTTATGTTTTTCATTTTTTGCAATTTTTAGTCATAATTATTGGCTATATACTATTTCGAGGATGATTATGGCGCTCGGTGGATCGATGATTATGGTATTTATCAACACTTATGTTGCAAAGTTTATACCTAACGATAAAAAAATATTAACAAGCGCGATTATAACAGCATCATATAATTTTGGAGCAGCGGTTGTTGCGATTTTATTTTTAGTTTTTAAAGAACATTTTATAGATGATTGGCGCTACACTATGATTGGATTTAGTATTTTTAGTATTATTATATTTATAATATGGTTAGCAGTTGCAAAAGATTTTGAACCAACGATAACTTGGAAACACCCTAACTATTTTGTTTATAAATTATTAATAGAATCAAAAGAAGTAGCAGAAGATGAAGAATTAAAAGAATACACTTATGCTGATGGTTTTAGAGATAAATTTATTTACTTCTTTTCTCTTGGGTTTGGAGGATTTCTATTTTTATATGTAATGCCTCTGGTATCATTACCAAGAGTAGTAGCAGAACATTCTCATAATGGGAATTTCAAACCAGAATTTATGATTTTAATGGTGACTGTAGGGGGGATAGTAGGAACATTATCAAATATACTAATTACTAGAAAATTTGATTTCAGAAGGAAGCCATTCTTAGTTTTACATGGTGTTCTGATGATAGGATTTATGGCTATTGGGTTATATGTTGTATCAACTAATGCTATACTTTCTTACATCATGTTTGCATTATCAGGATTTGTGATGTATTCTCAGTATCCGGTTTATCTAAATTACCCTTATGAACTTCCAAAAATGAATTCTCAAAAATTAACTATTATGTTTGGAATGTTTTGGGCGTTTGGATATGCTATTTACACGTTATTTAATTTTATATGGAGTTTAATTTTAAATCATTTTGGGTATGTATCATCAATTTCGTTTTATTTAGTAGGAAGTGTTATTTATATAATTTCTGTATTTGCGTTTCCAGAAACTAGAACAAAAAGAAAATAA
- a CDS encoding DUF956 family protein, with product MVKSMNTKVIYTTKANSMTGSIGNKHGDIMVGDKAFEFYNHRNPEDYIQIPWKEIERVRAQMFFRDRYIRGFFIDTKNSGSFNFIVKNAGKCLKEMRTFVGNDNIVRNKPLFSLKKLFRRNK from the coding sequence GTGGTAAAATCAATGAATACTAAAGTAATTTATACAACAAAGGCAAATAGTATGACAGGTTCTATTGGTAATAAACATGGAGATATTATGGTCGGAGATAAGGCTTTTGAATTTTATAATCATAGAAATCCAGAAGACTATATCCAAATTCCATGGAAGGAAATTGAGCGTGTTCGTGCGCAAATGTTTTTTAGAGATAGGTATATAAGAGGATTTTTTATTGATACAAAAAATTCGGGAAGTTTTAATTTTATTGTCAAAAATGCAGGTAAATGCCTTAAAGAGATGAGAACTTTTGTCGGGAATGACAATATAGTACGTAATAAACCTTTGTTCTCATTGAAAAAATTATTTAGAAGAAATAAATAA
- a CDS encoding PTS system mannose/fructose/sorbose family transporter subunit IID — MSEKKITLSKKDRRSVMLRSQFLQGSWNYERMQNGGWAYSLIPALKKLYPNKEDATAALKRHLEFFNTHPYIAAPILGVTLALEEDKANGADIDDSAIQGVKVGMMGPLAGIGDPVFWFTVRPILGAIAASLATGGSIIAPLFFFIAWNAIRIGFLWYTQELGYKKGAEITSDLSGGILQKITKGASILGMFVMGILVQRWTNISFPMVISKVQLADEAYIHFPGEKEHVTGGVLQDIVTKAASGKFSLSPEKVTTLQDNLNQLIPGFAALLLTFVCMWLLKRKVSPVLIIFGLFALGILARVAKIM; from the coding sequence ATGTCAGAGAAAAAAATTACATTAAGTAAAAAAGATCGTCGTAGCGTTATGTTACGTTCTCAGTTCCTTCAAGGTTCATGGAACTATGAACGTATGCAAAATGGTGGTTGGGCTTATTCTTTAATCCCAGCATTGAAAAAATTATATCCAAATAAAGAAGATGCAACAGCAGCTCTAAAACGTCACTTAGAGTTCTTTAACACACACCCATATATTGCAGCACCAATCTTAGGGGTAACACTTGCTCTTGAAGAAGATAAAGCAAATGGAGCTGATATCGATGATTCAGCAATCCAAGGTGTTAAAGTTGGTATGATGGGACCTTTAGCAGGTATTGGGGATCCAGTATTCTGGTTCACAGTACGTCCAATCTTAGGAGCTATCGCAGCATCACTTGCAACAGGTGGTTCTATTATTGCACCATTATTCTTCTTTATCGCATGGAACGCAATCCGTATAGGATTCTTATGGTATACACAAGAACTTGGATACAAAAAAGGAGCAGAAATTACAAGCGACCTTTCAGGTGGTATCTTACAAAAAATTACTAAAGGTGCTTCAATCCTTGGTATGTTCGTAATGGGTATTTTAGTTCAACGTTGGACTAATATTAGCTTCCCAATGGTAATCTCTAAGGTTCAATTAGCTGATGAAGCATATATTCACTTCCCAGGCGAAAAAGAACACGTTACAGGTGGAGTATTACAAGATATTGTAACAAAAGCAGCAAGTGGTAAATTCTCATTGTCACCGGAAAAAGTTACAACATTACAAGATAACTTAAACCAACTTATTCCTGGTTTTGCAGCGTTACTATTAACATTCGTATGTATGTGGTTATTAAAACGTAAAGTAAGCCCAGTACTTATTATCTTTGGATTATTTGCACTAGGTATTTTAGCTCGTGTAGCAAAAATAATGTAA
- a CDS encoding mannose/fructose/sorbose family PTS transporter subunit IIC produces the protein MDFSILSVVLVLVVAFLAGMEGILDQFQFHQPIIACSLVGLATGHLTECIILGGALQLLALGWANIGAAVAPDAALASVASAIIFVKAGDFSLEGRNIAIAAAITLATVGLVLTMIVRTLSVVIVHQADRAAENGNFRGVEFWHYVALAAQGLRIAIPSGLLMFIPSEAVQKGLGSLPAWFTGGMTVGGGMVVAVGFAMVINLMATKEVWPFFFLGFALAPLKELTLIATGIIGLVIAIVYLNLSDNNKGGGRGNSSSGDPLGDILNNY, from the coding sequence ATGGATTTTAGTATTCTATCAGTCGTTTTAGTCCTTGTTGTTGCTTTCTTAGCAGGGATGGAAGGTATCTTAGACCAATTCCAATTCCACCAACCAATTATTGCATGTTCATTAGTTGGATTAGCAACAGGACATTTAACAGAATGTATTATTTTAGGTGGGGCTCTACAATTATTAGCACTTGGATGGGCTAATATTGGGGCAGCCGTTGCTCCTGACGCAGCACTTGCATCAGTAGCATCAGCTATTATTTTCGTAAAAGCGGGAGACTTCTCTTTAGAAGGACGTAATATCGCTATTGCAGCAGCTATTACACTTGCAACAGTAGGATTAGTACTTACTATGATAGTTCGTACGTTATCAGTAGTTATCGTTCACCAAGCTGACCGTGCAGCAGAAAACGGAAACTTCCGTGGAGTTGAATTCTGGCACTATGTAGCACTTGCAGCTCAAGGGTTACGTATCGCTATCCCATCAGGATTATTAATGTTTATTCCTTCAGAAGCAGTTCAAAAAGGATTAGGATCATTACCAGCATGGTTTACTGGTGGTATGACAGTTGGTGGTGGAATGGTAGTTGCGGTAGGTTTCGCAATGGTAATCAACTTAATGGCAACTAAAGAAGTATGGCCTTTCTTCTTCTTAGGATTTGCATTAGCACCATTAAAAGAACTTACATTAATCGCAACTGGTATCATTGGATTAGTAATTGCAATTGTATACTTAAACCTTTCAGATAACAACAAAGGTGGAGGAAGAGGAAACTCTTCATCAGGTGACCCACTAGGGGACATTTTAAACAACTATTAA
- a CDS encoding mannose/fructose/sorbose PTS transporter subunit IIA, whose product MVGIIIASHGEFAAGIKQSGTMIFGEQEKVESVVFMPSEGPEDLQRKLQEAIAKVESEEILFLVDLWGGSPFNQANKLFEEAPEKRAIVAGLNLPMLIEAYASRFTMTTAHEIAKAITATAIDGVKVRPEELQPEAAAPVVAQAAPQGTIPEGTVLGDGKIKFVLARIDTRLLHGQVATNWTKATQPNRIIVVSDTVSKDELRKKLIEQAAPPGVRAHVIPLNKLVEVYNDPRFGDTKALLLFETPQDALAVIEKGVEIPELNVGSMAHSVGKVQINNVLSVDQDDVETYKKLRDLGVKFDVRKVSNDSPSDLFKLIEAKASEGLKL is encoded by the coding sequence ATGGTAGGAATTATCATCGCAAGTCACGGTGAATTTGCAGCTGGTATTAAACAGTCTGGAACTATGATTTTTGGAGAACAAGAAAAAGTAGAATCAGTTGTATTTATGCCGAGTGAGGGACCAGAAGACTTGCAAAGAAAACTTCAAGAAGCTATTGCTAAAGTAGAATCTGAAGAAATTCTTTTCCTTGTAGATCTTTGGGGTGGAAGTCCATTCAACCAAGCGAATAAATTATTCGAAGAAGCTCCAGAGAAAAGAGCTATTGTAGCAGGGCTTAACTTACCAATGTTAATTGAAGCGTACGCAAGTCGTTTCACTATGACAACTGCACATGAAATAGCTAAGGCAATTACTGCAACAGCTATCGATGGGGTGAAAGTTCGTCCAGAAGAACTTCAGCCAGAAGCAGCTGCTCCAGTAGTAGCGCAAGCTGCACCTCAAGGAACTATCCCTGAAGGAACAGTTTTAGGAGATGGGAAAATTAAATTTGTATTAGCACGTATTGATACACGTTTATTACATGGACAAGTTGCTACTAACTGGACAAAAGCAACACAGCCAAACAGAATTATTGTAGTTTCTGATACAGTATCAAAAGATGAACTACGTAAAAAACTTATTGAGCAAGCAGCTCCTCCAGGAGTACGTGCTCACGTAATTCCATTAAATAAACTTGTAGAAGTTTATAATGATCCACGTTTTGGTGATACAAAAGCATTATTATTATTTGAAACACCACAAGATGCTCTTGCAGTTATTGAAAAAGGAGTAGAGATTCCTGAATTAAACGTAGGATCTATGGCACACTCTGTTGGTAAAGTTCAAATCAACAATGTATTATCAGTAGATCAAGATGACGTTGAAACATACAAAAAACTTCGTGATTTAGGTGTTAAATTTGATGTAAGAAAAGTATCTAACGACTCACCATCAGATTTATTTAAACTTATTGAAGCTAAAGCTAGCGAAGGTTTAAAATTATAA
- the gshAB gene encoding bifunctional glutamate--cysteine ligase GshA/glutathione synthetase GshB, with protein sequence MKIKEIIKENNLEELFSKVKIGLEKEGQRVLKDGTISKTPHPKIFGHRHDHPYIQTDFAESQLELITTPENSEKDVIRILNAIHEVVLKNLPEDEYIWSLSMPSILPNEEDIQVAQFANEWDIRYREYLVEKYGKYKQMVSGIHYNFQIDDELMKKISEITNTPLVEVKNSVYMKLARQFLRYQWLLVYLYGASPMAESKYFSDDKKPGEFVRSLRTSQYGYVNEQDIVVSYNSLEDYIKDLTGYVKNKKLIAEKEFYSSVRFRGEDTVAKFPEKGIKYIEFRLFDLNPFAPFGILEKDVRFIHLFLKTLVWIEEADRNNSQKIGYEYSERTALSHPLLQSEYLEEGLWILKQMKELAEELCLPESDKLLIEEKENELKDPSMTIAAQLIKRYQETDSVTVGMELAKQYKKEALKENYSLNAYANMELSTQAVIEDAIKIGLKVQVIDENDQFLRIEYKDKVEYVKNGNMTSKDSYISPLIMENKVVTKKILGEQGFRVPRGYEVSSLAEAVQVFNYVKNKPIVIKPKSTNFGLGISIFKHGTSSLDDYSNAIKFALKEDKDILIEEFIEGTEYRFFVIEGKTHAVLLRVPANVKGDGQHTIRELVEIKNKNPLRGDAKKTPLKKIELGEIEKLQLREQGFSFETVLRNGEIAYLRENSNISTGGDSIDMTDEVHQSYKELAVKITGAMMAKVCGVDLIIPDIKEEITRENYGVIEANFNPMMMMHIYPHQGKSRRLSLDILKMLFPEKF encoded by the coding sequence ATGAAAATAAAAGAAATTATTAAAGAAAATAATTTAGAAGAATTATTTTCTAAAGTGAAAATCGGTTTAGAAAAAGAGGGACAAAGAGTTCTTAAAGACGGAACTATATCGAAAACTCCTCACCCAAAAATTTTTGGTCACAGACATGATCATCCATATATCCAAACTGATTTTGCAGAATCTCAATTAGAATTAATTACAACACCAGAGAATAGCGAAAAAGACGTTATAAGAATTTTAAACGCAATTCATGAAGTGGTATTAAAAAATTTACCAGAAGATGAATATATTTGGTCATTAAGTATGCCAAGTATTTTGCCGAACGAGGAAGATATACAAGTAGCTCAGTTTGCTAATGAATGGGATATAAGATATAGGGAATATCTTGTAGAAAAGTATGGAAAATACAAGCAAATGGTTTCAGGAATTCACTATAATTTTCAAATAGATGATGAGCTTATGAAAAAAATTTCTGAAATAACGAATACCCCTTTAGTTGAAGTTAAGAATAGTGTTTACATGAAACTTGCAAGACAATTTCTTCGCTATCAGTGGTTGTTAGTATATTTATATGGAGCTTCTCCTATGGCAGAGTCTAAGTACTTTTCAGATGATAAGAAACCTGGAGAGTTTGTTCGTAGTTTAAGAACAAGCCAATATGGTTATGTGAATGAACAGGATATTGTTGTCTCGTATAATAGTTTGGAAGATTATATAAAAGATTTAACAGGATATGTAAAAAATAAAAAACTTATTGCTGAAAAAGAGTTTTACTCTAGTGTAAGATTCAGAGGTGAGGATACTGTAGCAAAATTTCCTGAAAAAGGTATTAAATATATCGAATTTAGGCTATTTGACTTAAATCCTTTTGCACCATTTGGTATTTTAGAAAAAGATGTAAGGTTTATCCATTTATTTTTAAAAACTTTAGTTTGGATAGAAGAAGCTGATAGAAATAATTCTCAAAAGATAGGTTATGAATATAGTGAAAGAACAGCGTTATCTCATCCATTGTTGCAGTCAGAATATTTAGAAGAAGGATTGTGGATTCTTAAACAAATGAAAGAATTAGCAGAAGAACTTTGTTTACCAGAATCCGATAAGCTACTTATCGAAGAAAAAGAGAATGAGCTTAAGGATCCATCGATGACTATTGCAGCTCAACTAATAAAAAGATATCAAGAAACTGATAGTGTTACTGTAGGTATGGAGTTAGCCAAACAATATAAAAAAGAAGCATTAAAAGAAAATTATTCATTAAATGCCTATGCCAATATGGAACTTTCTACACAAGCTGTAATAGAAGATGCGATAAAAATAGGCCTAAAAGTTCAAGTAATAGATGAGAATGATCAATTTCTTCGTATAGAGTACAAAGATAAGGTAGAATATGTAAAAAATGGAAACATGACAAGTAAAGATAGTTATATTTCTCCATTAATAATGGAAAATAAAGTTGTTACCAAAAAAATATTAGGTGAGCAAGGTTTTAGAGTTCCGAGAGGCTACGAAGTTTCAAGTTTGGCGGAGGCTGTACAAGTATTTAATTATGTAAAAAATAAACCAATAGTGATAAAACCTAAAAGCACAAATTTTGGGTTAGGTATTTCTATCTTTAAACATGGGACTTCATCTTTGGATGATTATTCTAACGCTATTAAATTTGCTTTAAAAGAAGATAAAGATATATTAATTGAAGAATTTATAGAAGGAACAGAGTATAGGTTTTTTGTTATAGAAGGAAAAACTCATGCAGTTCTTTTAAGAGTTCCAGCTAATGTAAAAGGAGATGGACAACATACAATTAGAGAATTGGTTGAAATAAAAAATAAAAACCCTCTTCGAGGTGATGCTAAAAAAACACCATTAAAAAAAATAGAATTAGGTGAGATAGAAAAATTGCAATTAAGAGAGCAAGGTTTTAGTTTTGAGACAGTTCTAAGAAACGGAGAGATAGCATATCTTCGAGAAAACTCTAATATAAGTACAGGAGGAGATTCTATTGATATGACAGATGAAGTTCATCAAAGCTATAAAGAACTCGCTGTTAAGATAACGGGTGCTATGATGGCAAAAGTTTGTGGAGTTGATTTAATAATTCCTGACATTAAAGAAGAGATAACTAGAGAAAATTATGGGGTAATAGAAGCAAACTTTAATCCTATGATGATGATGCATATTTATCCACATCAAGGAAAAAGTAGAAGATTATCATTGGATATATTAAAAATGCTTTTTCCTGAAAAATTTTAA
- a CDS encoding cytidine deaminase: MIKLIASDMDGTLLDNEHRISQENVDLINYAQENNIIFIVATGRAYYEALPSLNEKNIDCDVISFNGGIVYDKNGNLISITPIALKDLYYTTSVLKSLDINFQLYTKNTIYTNSIETDIQGYADLIRATGQTPNIEYLRKVADEKLKAGHVTEVDDIELFFNKKDNPPIKVIGISNDLEKLKKAKELLADNTNITVTSSGPNNIEIMDKNATKGHALKQISEIYAIPLDNILAIGDNLNDESMLKLVKYSVAMENAVPELKKISRYITDKPNLESGVADTVTKILQEENPHLHKDINTKLVEAAIEATNFAYVPYSNFKVGAAILADNGKIYTGCNIENASYSPTNCAERTAIFKAVSEGVTKFKKIAVVGGPNGNLENYCPPCGVCRQVIAEFADNDFELILGTANNSYEVYNFFEEVLPLSFTAKELNK; the protein is encoded by the coding sequence ATGATAAAATTAATTGCTAGCGATATGGATGGAACACTGCTAGATAATGAACATAGAATTTCTCAAGAAAATGTTGACTTAATAAACTATGCTCAAGAAAATAATATTATATTTATAGTCGCTACGGGGCGCGCTTACTATGAGGCTCTTCCTTCATTAAATGAAAAAAATATAGATTGTGATGTCATTAGTTTTAATGGTGGTATAGTTTATGATAAAAATGGTAACCTTATTAGTATAACTCCAATCGCGCTAAAGGATTTATACTACACTACATCTGTACTTAAAAGCTTAGATATAAACTTTCAACTATATACAAAAAATACTATTTATACAAACAGTATAGAGACTGATATTCAAGGTTATGCTGATTTAATTAGAGCTACAGGTCAAACACCTAATATCGAATATCTACGAAAGGTAGCGGATGAAAAACTAAAAGCAGGCCACGTTACTGAAGTAGATGATATTGAATTATTCTTCAATAAAAAAGATAACCCACCTATTAAAGTTATAGGAATTTCTAACGACTTAGAAAAACTAAAAAAAGCAAAAGAATTATTAGCAGATAATACAAATATAACTGTAACCTCATCTGGGCCAAACAACATAGAAATTATGGATAAAAATGCTACAAAAGGGCATGCCCTTAAACAAATATCTGAGATATACGCTATACCACTCGATAATATACTTGCTATAGGTGATAATCTTAACGATGAATCAATGCTTAAATTAGTAAAATATAGTGTTGCCATGGAGAATGCCGTTCCTGAATTAAAAAAAATATCAAGATATATTACGGATAAACCAAATTTAGAAAGTGGTGTTGCTGATACAGTAACAAAAATTCTACAAGAAGAAAATCCACATCTTCATAAAGACATAAATACAAAATTAGTTGAAGCCGCTATTGAAGCCACTAATTTTGCTTATGTTCCTTATTCTAACTTTAAAGTTGGGGCTGCTATCTTAGCTGATAATGGAAAAATATACACAGGTTGTAATATAGAAAATGCTAGTTACTCCCCTACTAACTGTGCTGAGCGTACAGCTATATTCAAAGCAGTAAGTGAAGGTGTGACAAAATTCAAGAAAATAGCAGTAGTAGGTGGCCCAAATGGTAATCTAGAAAATTACTGCCCACCATGTGGAGTATGTCGTCAAGTAATAGCTGAATTCGCTGATAATGACTTCGAGCTAATACTAGGTACAGCTAACAATTCATATGAGGTTTATAACTTCTTTGAAGAAGTACTTCCACTTAGCTTTACTGCAAAAGAACTTAATAAATAG
- the aspS gene encoding aspartate--tRNA ligase — MSAYGRTEYAGRIDEKYVGKKVVVKGWVSKRRDLGNLIFIDVRDRMGVVQCVFSGEKNNELHELASTLRNEFVISIEGEVVLRNENTVNDKIATGKVEIIADKLEILSKAKTLPFVLDDASLSSEELRLKYRYLDLRRTELAEVLHLRSKITKATRDYLDNNMFVDVETPILTKSTPEGARDYLVPSRVHPGEFYALPQSPQLFKQLLMVAGFDRYYQVARCFRDEDLRADRQPDFTQIDMEMSFMSQEEILTMIEGLIAHVMKEVKGIDVVTPFPRLDYEEAMERFGSDKPDTRFGMELKDVSDLVKNLDFKVFSNAVEQGGAVKCIVAKGCAEQYSRKDIDALGKYVANYGAKGLAWVKVTEEGLNGAIAKFFTDEVAQELVVRVDAEVGDIILFAADSKKVCYASLGALRQKLAADLDLIDKDKYNYLWVVNWPLLEYDEERGKYSAAHHPFTMPKIEDVELLGTAPEKAYAQAYDIVLNGYELGGGSIRIYDKDVQSSMFKALGFSEEEAKSQFGFLLDAFEYGVPPHGGCALGLDRFVMLLAGRDNLRDTIAFPKTAAAADPMTQAPSPVDLEQLLELNIALLRK; from the coding sequence ATGAGTGCATACGGAAGAACAGAATATGCAGGACGTATTGATGAAAAATATGTTGGGAAGAAAGTAGTAGTAAAAGGTTGGGTAAGTAAGCGTCGGGACCTAGGTAATTTAATTTTTATAGATGTAAGAGATAGAATGGGTGTAGTGCAATGTGTCTTTTCTGGTGAAAAAAATAATGAATTACATGAACTTGCTTCTACACTAAGAAATGAATTTGTTATTTCTATTGAAGGAGAAGTTGTATTAAGAAATGAAAACACAGTAAATGATAAAATTGCAACTGGTAAAGTAGAAATTATTGCTGATAAATTAGAAATATTATCAAAAGCAAAAACTCTACCATTCGTATTAGATGATGCTTCATTATCTAGTGAAGAGTTACGTCTAAAATATCGTTACTTAGATTTAAGAAGAACGGAACTTGCTGAAGTATTACACTTACGTTCAAAAATTACTAAAGCAACAAGAGACTATTTAGATAATAATATGTTTGTTGATGTCGAAACACCTATTTTAACAAAATCTACTCCTGAGGGAGCGCGTGATTATCTTGTTCCAAGTAGGGTTCATCCAGGTGAGTTTTACGCTTTACCACAGTCACCACAATTATTTAAGCAATTATTAATGGTAGCAGGATTTGACAGATACTATCAAGTTGCTCGTTGTTTCCGTGATGAAGATTTACGTGCTGATAGACAACCAGACTTTACTCAAATTGATATGGAAATGAGTTTTATGTCGCAAGAAGAAATTCTTACTATGATTGAAGGCCTTATTGCACATGTTATGAAAGAAGTAAAAGGAATTGATGTCGTAACGCCATTCCCAAGATTAGATTACGAAGAAGCAATGGAAAGATTTGGTAGTGATAAACCAGATACTCGTTTTGGAATGGAATTAAAAGATGTTAGTGATTTAGTTAAAAACTTAGACTTCAAAGTATTCTCTAATGCAGTTGAGCAAGGTGGAGCTGTTAAGTGTATCGTAGCAAAAGGATGTGCGGAGCAGTATTCAAGAAAAGATATAGATGCATTAGGTAAATATGTAGCTAACTATGGCGCTAAAGGATTAGCTTGGGTGAAAGTAACAGAAGAAGGATTAAATGGAGCGATTGCAAAATTTTTCACAGATGAAGTTGCTCAAGAATTAGTAGTGCGTGTTGATGCAGAAGTAGGAGATATTATTCTATTTGCAGCTGATAGCAAAAAAGTATGTTACGCATCTTTAGGGGCATTACGTCAAAAACTTGCAGCTGATTTAGACTTAATTGATAAAGATAAATACAATTATCTATGGGTTGTGAATTGGCCTTTATTAGAATATGATGAAGAACGTGGGAAATACAGTGCAGCTCACCATCCATTCACAATGCCAAAAATAGAAGATGTAGAGTTATTAGGAACTGCTCCAGAAAAAGCTTATGCCCAAGCATATGATATAGTCTTAAATGGCTATGAACTTGGGGGAGGAAGTATCCGTATTTACGATAAAGACGTTCAATCATCAATGTTCAAAGCGTTAGGATTTAGTGAAGAAGAAGCGAAATCTCAATTTGGTTTCTTATTAGATGCCTTTGAATATGGAGTTCCACCACATGGAGGGTGTGCATTAGGGTTAGATAGATTTGTAATGTTACTTGCAGGCCGTGATAATTTACGAGATACTATTGCGTTCCCTAAAACAGCAGCAGCTGCAGATCCAATGACTCAAGCTCCATCACCAGTAGACTTAGAACAATTATTAGAGCTTAACATTGCGTTATTAAGAAAATAA